One window from the genome of Dyadobacter sp. CECT 9275 encodes:
- a CDS encoding sugar MFS transporter has translation MEKLAISSLDLPENRSQTKHIVVIGILFFVFGFVSWVNAVLIPYFKLACQLSIQQAMLVAFAFYVSYLIMAIPSSYIIRKTGYKNGMVLGLWVMAAGSLIFIPAAMHRVYGLFLTGLFVQATGLTLLQTAANPYVTILGPIDSAAMRMSVMGVCNKVAGAMAPLLLLGAISKDPDEIDRLAKILPRLLPSEQTLLLDDLSARLIVPYLILGFTLLALGIVIRFTSLPNISDEDTTGPASAVTEKTSLFQFPHLLLGAGAIFCGVSVEVLAVDTVITYGEFQGATFREAKFFSTYTLLIMIISYMIGIFTIPKWVTQRQALLFSAVTGIVFTIIAVLLDGKTSLWMIALLGLGNALIWPAIWPLAMDGLGKFTKPGSALLIMGIVGGALSPLLYGWLSERFNPQNAYLLLIPFYVFLLYYSILGYKAGKSVT, from the coding sequence ATGGAAAAACTAGCAATCAGCAGCCTGGATCTGCCCGAAAACAGAAGCCAGACCAAACATATCGTTGTCATCGGAATCCTGTTCTTTGTGTTCGGTTTTGTCAGCTGGGTCAACGCAGTACTGATCCCGTATTTCAAACTGGCATGCCAGCTCTCCATTCAGCAAGCGATGCTGGTAGCCTTTGCATTTTACGTTTCCTACCTGATCATGGCCATACCCTCTTCTTACATCATCCGGAAGACGGGTTATAAAAACGGCATGGTACTCGGCTTGTGGGTAATGGCCGCCGGAAGCCTCATTTTCATCCCTGCCGCCATGCACAGGGTATACGGTTTGTTTCTGACCGGCTTATTTGTGCAGGCCACCGGACTTACCCTTCTGCAGACAGCGGCCAATCCTTATGTCACCATTTTGGGACCAATTGATAGCGCTGCCATGCGGATGAGCGTCATGGGGGTATGTAACAAAGTGGCAGGTGCTATGGCACCACTGCTGTTGCTTGGTGCCATTTCGAAAGATCCGGACGAGATTGACAGGCTTGCCAAAATACTGCCGCGCCTCTTGCCCTCGGAACAAACCCTTCTGCTTGATGATCTGTCTGCACGACTTATCGTCCCCTACCTTATTTTAGGCTTCACCTTACTGGCGTTGGGTATTGTTATCCGCTTCACTTCACTACCCAATATCTCTGACGAAGATACCACAGGTCCCGCTTCGGCGGTAACAGAAAAAACAAGTCTTTTCCAGTTCCCGCATCTTTTGCTGGGCGCTGGCGCCATTTTTTGCGGGGTAAGCGTTGAGGTACTGGCTGTGGATACGGTCATTACCTACGGAGAATTCCAGGGAGCCACTTTCAGGGAAGCAAAGTTCTTTTCAACCTATACTCTGCTGATTATGATCATCAGCTACATGATTGGCATTTTCACCATTCCCAAATGGGTTACTCAGCGGCAGGCACTGCTGTTTTCTGCTGTTACAGGCATTGTTTTCACCATTATTGCCGTACTACTGGACGGGAAAACATCTCTCTGGATGATTGCCTTGCTGGGACTGGGCAATGCATTGATCTGGCCTGCAATATGGCCACTGGCTATGGACGGATTGGGTAAATTCACCAAACCGGGTTCAGCATTGTTGATCATGGGCATTGTTGGCGGCGCACTTTCTCCCCTCTTGTACGGGTGGCTGAGTGAAAGATTTAACCCACAAAATGCATATCTGCTCCTTATTCCGTTTTATGTCTTCCTTTTATATTATTCTATTTTAGGTTATAAAGCAGGGAAATCAGTAACATAG
- a CDS encoding helix-turn-helix transcriptional regulator gives MKTKSTRTILDLGRLGVENAVLLGKYAYHGASSSLPLHVHENIMEIVYCERGQQVYEVGQEQFVIRGGDVFVTFPNELHSTANHPEEKGVVYWLQVEIPADNSHFLGYSGSNACGLLNALRNLPGRHFRGNVQIRKCMDEIFRLGKGNFSDYTRVSIHICLAQLLQSVVGCSEAARAHKGNNLRIESVKKFIEEHLDTHLSISRLAAHQQISQSHFKKWFKNESGLTPMDYIQRRKVERAKKTLAHHKEYNVMDIAYQLNFSSSQYFATVFKKYAGLTPLEYRGRFQ, from the coding sequence ATGAAGACGAAATCAACACGCACCATACTGGACCTCGGCAGGCTGGGTGTGGAAAATGCGGTTTTATTGGGGAAATATGCTTACCATGGTGCGTCCAGCAGTTTGCCGCTGCATGTGCATGAAAACATCATGGAGATTGTCTATTGCGAACGAGGCCAGCAGGTTTACGAAGTGGGGCAGGAGCAGTTTGTGATCAGAGGAGGGGACGTATTTGTAACTTTTCCTAATGAACTCCATAGTACTGCCAACCACCCGGAGGAGAAAGGGGTAGTATACTGGCTTCAGGTCGAAATTCCGGCGGATAACAGCCATTTTCTGGGGTATAGCGGGTCAAACGCTTGCGGGTTATTGAATGCGCTGAGAAACCTCCCAGGAAGACATTTCCGCGGGAATGTACAGATCAGAAAATGTATGGATGAGATTTTCCGGCTCGGAAAAGGTAACTTCTCTGACTATACCCGCGTATCCATTCATATCTGCCTGGCGCAACTGCTGCAGTCGGTGGTAGGATGCTCAGAAGCGGCCAGGGCCCATAAGGGCAATAATCTTAGAATTGAAAGCGTCAAAAAATTCATAGAAGAGCACCTGGATACCCATCTTTCAATTTCCAGGCTTGCTGCGCACCAGCAGATTTCACAGTCTCACTTTAAAAAATGGTTTAAAAATGAGTCAGGGTTAACCCCGATGGATTACATCCAGCGAAGGAAAGTGGAGCGGGCAAAAAAGACTTTGGCTCATCACAAAGAGTACAATGTAATGGATATAGCCTATCAGCTCAATTTTTCATCGTCCCAGTACTTTGCCACTGTCTTTAAGAAATATGCAGGGCTTACCCCCCTTGAATACAGGGGGCGGTTCCAATAA
- a CDS encoding MFS transporter, whose translation MINNTTGNYRWAICTLLFFATTINYLDRQVLGLLKPVLEMQYGWTEQEYSYIVMAFSATYAIGLVVFGRVVDRIGAKTGYTISVTIWSLAAMCHALVTSSLGFGIARAALGIGESGNFPAAVKTVTEWFPKRERALATGIFDSGSNIGACVAPILVPWLLGTYGWQAAFIITGAVGFIWLLAWRLIYQQPEKNARLSASELAYIRIDDEPKEELIPAEKIPWTRLFTLKPTWSFIMGKFLTDPIWYFFLFWLPSYFSTTFNLDLKKPGLPLVIVYSAATVGAIGGGLISSWFIQKGWSVSRSRKTALLISALCVVPIIGARFVSDMWVAVGLIGLAVAGNAGWSSNIYTIVSDMLPKSAVSSVIGIGGMAGAIGGVLFPLFIGYTLDFYKEAGDLIAGYNVIFIVCGVSFLIAWLTIHFITPRMKPVEL comes from the coding sequence ATGATCAATAACACAACCGGAAATTACAGGTGGGCAATTTGCACCCTGCTGTTCTTTGCCACGACCATCAATTATCTCGACCGGCAGGTGCTGGGATTATTGAAACCCGTACTCGAAATGCAGTATGGATGGACCGAGCAGGAATACAGCTACATCGTGATGGCCTTTTCTGCCACTTACGCTATTGGACTTGTGGTTTTCGGCAGGGTCGTCGATCGGATAGGGGCCAAAACCGGTTATACCATCTCCGTTACGATCTGGAGCCTGGCAGCCATGTGCCACGCGCTGGTCACCAGTTCACTGGGTTTTGGAATAGCCAGAGCGGCATTGGGGATTGGCGAATCGGGGAATTTTCCGGCAGCTGTTAAAACCGTGACCGAATGGTTTCCGAAAAGAGAACGGGCTCTGGCAACCGGCATTTTCGACTCTGGTTCCAATATCGGTGCCTGTGTAGCACCGATATTGGTTCCCTGGCTTTTGGGTACTTATGGCTGGCAGGCCGCCTTTATTATTACAGGGGCTGTGGGATTTATCTGGTTGCTGGCATGGCGGCTGATTTATCAGCAACCCGAGAAAAACGCAAGGCTGTCTGCCAGTGAACTGGCCTATATCCGTATAGACGATGAGCCCAAAGAGGAGCTTATCCCGGCGGAAAAAATTCCCTGGACCAGATTGTTTACTTTGAAACCGACGTGGTCCTTCATCATGGGTAAATTTCTGACGGATCCGATCTGGTATTTTTTTCTGTTCTGGTTACCTTCCTATTTCAGCACAACTTTCAACCTTGACCTCAAAAAACCGGGGTTGCCACTGGTTATTGTGTATTCGGCAGCAACAGTAGGAGCCATAGGTGGTGGGCTGATATCTTCCTGGTTTATCCAGAAAGGATGGTCGGTTTCCAGGTCAAGAAAAACAGCCTTGTTAATTTCTGCGCTTTGTGTGGTACCCATCATCGGAGCACGTTTTGTATCCGATATGTGGGTGGCTGTGGGACTAATTGGTCTGGCAGTAGCGGGTAACGCCGGCTGGAGTTCGAATATCTACACCATCGTTTCGGACATGCTTCCTAAAAGCGCGGTCAGTTCTGTGATTGGTATCGGTGGTATGGCGGGAGCCATTGGTGGCGTGTTATTCCCACTGTTCATTGGTTATACCCTGGATTTTTACAAAGAAGCCGGTGACCTGATCGCCGGGTACAACGTCATATTCATTGTATGCGGAGTGTCTTTTCTGATTGCCTGGCTGACCATCCATTTCATTACACCCAGGATGAAACCTGTGGAGCTTTAA
- a CDS encoding glucosamine-6-phosphate deaminase, giving the protein MSIIKKGTAGQLEIRIFENREQLGEDAARTVAEKINELHQEQEIVNIIFAAAASQNEFLAKLITLDIDWTRVNAFHMDEYIGLPAGAPQHFSYFLGGQIFNRVPFANVFCLNGTVENTEEECERYSALLLQYPTDITCMGIGENTHLAFNDPFMADFNDPKLVKVVELHDASRQQQVNEGCFDVLEEVPKIAYTLTVPALLKAKAIYSMVPGPSKSQAVYHTLVDEISVKYPSTILRTLPNACLFLDVASAEMVFQESELQTVVFE; this is encoded by the coding sequence ATGTCTATTATTAAAAAAGGAACGGCGGGTCAGCTGGAAATCAGGATCTTTGAAAACAGAGAACAGCTGGGGGAGGATGCTGCGAGAACGGTTGCAGAAAAGATCAATGAGCTGCATCAGGAACAGGAAATAGTGAATATCATTTTTGCAGCTGCTGCTTCACAAAACGAATTTCTTGCTAAACTGATCACACTGGATATAGATTGGACCAGGGTCAACGCTTTTCACATGGATGAGTATATTGGCCTGCCCGCGGGGGCTCCTCAGCATTTCAGTTATTTCCTGGGCGGGCAGATTTTCAACAGGGTACCCTTTGCAAACGTGTTTTGTCTGAATGGTACCGTGGAAAATACCGAAGAGGAATGTGAACGATATTCGGCACTGCTCCTGCAGTATCCGACGGACATTACTTGTATGGGAATTGGAGAAAACACCCATTTGGCATTCAATGACCCTTTCATGGCTGATTTTAACGATCCCAAGCTGGTTAAAGTAGTGGAACTGCACGACGCGAGCAGGCAACAGCAGGTAAACGAAGGCTGTTTTGATGTTTTGGAAGAGGTACCCAAAATCGCTTACACGCTCACGGTACCTGCACTGTTGAAAGCGAAGGCCATTTACAGCATGGTGCCTGGCCCATCCAAATCACAGGCGGTGTACCATACGCTGGTCGATGAGATTTCGGTAAAATATCCGTCTACTATTTTGCGTACCTTGCCCAATGCCTGTTTATTTCTGGACGTAGCCAGCGCGGAAATGGTCTTTCAGGAATCGGAATTACAGACCGTTGTTTTTGAATAA
- a CDS encoding TonB-dependent receptor: MKKLRMNYFTLTGMLAAFLLFFGPGAIAQQTHGNVKGQVTGVNGEILPGASVFIKGTNIGSATDIAGNYSLLNVPAGTHTITVNYMGFQPDEQTVEVTAGKTVFMNANLKAADLNLGEVTVTALMEGQRKALNQQRNSDNIKQVISADVMGRYPDLNVAESLQRLPGVTIGRNSSGEGATVQMRGTPGNFTNINVNGEQIMGTQEDGSRNAQLDVIPINVLSSMEIVKTLTPDLDGDAIAGVVNMKTPTAATLKSRFAVDLGAGYNNLRSNLNGIGNASWGKRFFASEKSPNGKLGVIATGSYFRTKNGYDEIRAQVWEQNDYGKGNIYFPTDVRLLYVENQRTRIGTSATVDYNFSPTTSIIANFMYSTHNNDLTRYRKRTRMQTSRNVLNEDGEYTNSRGRGYNEIKAATEDNSNLNFNIQGETVVGKVKLDAGVFMNKSKFVNRSGIYNYITGNIPLAISDISTDYLSPYGTDWKNNASLYTYNTVERDWWNTQGTNFTARLNASVPYQIGDNAASFKVGVKVKRMHNERSRPNETVVTTYAGPAAAGNLTNFSGSPEVSADLLDGNTNFGLGVDKDKTINFLNENLGTALFPINVGATRNSIDSYYYDAMETVSSAYLMNRIQFNKLMFLAGVRLERTGVDYKGNIIQTDADGNWASTTPNQQSNDYLKVLPNIQFKYDIDKSSLVRAALTYGYSRPNFVDLVPGRLISILSETITDGNPQLKPAFSTNFDLMYEKYLDNLGIISGGFFYKKINKFQYNSVFALAGDEFDGAERYTGWRWFRTLNGESANVLGMELNVQANLTFLPGILKGISVMANYTYTHSNADAQFRKNLRLPGQAEHAANGSLAFTHKKFTIQGNLNYNGSYTVLLGDQDATDVIRHARVQVDANATYRITDKLSFYVEAQNLTKAPQTDYFGERDRMYQKQFYSFWGRAGVKFRF; this comes from the coding sequence ATGAAAAAATTACGCATGAACTACTTTACTCTCACGGGTATGCTGGCGGCTTTTCTGCTATTTTTTGGCCCCGGTGCCATAGCCCAGCAAACACACGGCAACGTCAAGGGACAGGTGACGGGCGTTAACGGGGAAATTCTTCCGGGTGCTTCTGTTTTTATCAAAGGAACCAACATTGGCAGTGCTACGGACATTGCCGGGAATTATTCCTTATTGAACGTACCGGCAGGTACACATACGATAACGGTGAACTATATGGGGTTCCAGCCGGATGAGCAAACCGTGGAAGTGACGGCCGGAAAAACCGTTTTCATGAACGCAAACCTGAAAGCTGCCGACCTTAATCTGGGAGAGGTGACCGTCACCGCTTTGATGGAAGGACAGCGGAAGGCGTTAAACCAGCAACGTAATTCGGACAACATCAAGCAGGTTATTTCTGCGGACGTGATGGGCCGTTACCCTGATCTGAACGTGGCCGAATCGCTGCAGCGTTTACCCGGGGTTACCATAGGCAGAAACAGCAGCGGTGAGGGCGCCACAGTGCAAATGCGCGGTACACCCGGTAACTTTACCAACATCAACGTCAATGGCGAGCAGATCATGGGAACGCAGGAAGATGGTTCCCGGAACGCACAGTTGGATGTGATCCCCATTAATGTGCTCTCGTCCATGGAAATCGTTAAAACGCTGACGCCAGATCTGGATGGAGACGCGATTGCCGGTGTGGTGAACATGAAAACACCTACTGCCGCTACATTGAAATCAAGATTTGCGGTTGATTTGGGTGCTGGTTATAACAACCTGCGGAGCAACCTGAACGGAATTGGAAATGCTTCATGGGGTAAAAGGTTTTTCGCCAGTGAGAAAAGCCCTAACGGGAAACTGGGGGTAATTGCGACAGGAAGTTATTTCCGTACCAAAAATGGTTATGACGAGATCCGCGCTCAGGTTTGGGAACAAAACGACTATGGGAAAGGTAATATTTATTTCCCGACAGACGTTCGGCTGCTGTATGTGGAGAACCAGCGGACACGTATCGGTACTTCAGCAACGGTCGATTACAATTTCAGCCCGACTACCAGTATCATTGCCAATTTCATGTACAGCACGCATAACAATGACCTTACCCGCTACCGCAAGCGTACCCGCATGCAGACCTCGCGCAATGTCCTGAACGAAGACGGAGAGTATACCAATTCCAGAGGACGTGGTTATAACGAGATCAAAGCTGCAACGGAGGATAACAGCAATCTGAATTTTAATATTCAGGGTGAGACCGTAGTGGGTAAAGTAAAACTGGATGCCGGGGTTTTCATGAATAAATCAAAATTTGTAAATAGGTCGGGGATCTATAACTACATCACCGGGAATATCCCGCTGGCTATTTCGGATATCAGTACCGACTACCTTTCGCCTTACGGTACAGACTGGAAAAACAACGCTTCCCTCTATACTTATAACACTGTGGAGCGCGACTGGTGGAATACCCAGGGTACCAATTTCACGGCGCGTTTGAACGCCAGTGTACCCTATCAGATCGGGGACAATGCAGCCTCTTTTAAAGTAGGGGTAAAGGTGAAACGCATGCACAACGAACGCTCCCGTCCGAACGAGACCGTTGTAACTACTTACGCAGGTCCAGCCGCCGCAGGAAACCTGACCAATTTTTCGGGCTCACCCGAGGTATCTGCTGATCTGCTGGACGGAAATACCAATTTCGGATTGGGCGTAGACAAAGATAAGACCATCAACTTCCTGAACGAAAACCTGGGTACTGCACTGTTTCCAATCAATGTAGGTGCCACCAGAAACAGTATTGATTCGTACTATTACGATGCAATGGAAACGGTTTCGTCCGCTTACCTGATGAACCGGATCCAGTTCAACAAGCTGATGTTCCTGGCTGGTGTAAGATTGGAGAGGACCGGTGTAGATTACAAGGGTAATATCATCCAGACCGACGCGGATGGGAACTGGGCTTCTACCACTCCCAACCAGCAAAGCAACGATTACCTGAAAGTGCTTCCGAATATTCAGTTTAAGTATGACATCGACAAGTCTTCGCTGGTACGTGCTGCATTGACTTACGGATACTCCCGCCCCAATTTTGTGGATCTGGTACCAGGGCGGCTGATCAGTATCCTGAGCGAAACCATTACGGATGGTAATCCTCAGCTGAAACCTGCATTTTCGACTAACTTTGATTTGATGTATGAGAAATACCTTGACAACCTGGGGATCATTTCAGGAGGGTTCTTTTACAAGAAGATCAACAAGTTCCAGTATAACAGTGTATTTGCACTGGCGGGAGATGAATTTGACGGAGCTGAGCGGTACACCGGATGGAGATGGTTCAGGACACTCAATGGTGAAAGTGCCAATGTGCTCGGGATGGAACTGAACGTGCAGGCGAACCTGACCTTCCTGCCAGGGATATTGAAGGGGATTTCGGTAATGGCCAATTATACCTACACTCACTCCAATGCCGATGCGCAGTTCCGCAAAAACCTCAGGCTGCCGGGCCAGGCTGAACATGCCGCCAACGGGTCGCTGGCTTTCACACACAAGAAGTTCACCATCCAGGGTAACCTCAACTACAATGGGTCCTATACCGTGCTGCTCGGCGACCAGGATGCAACCGACGTGATCCGCCACGCAAGGGTTCAGGTAGATGCCAACGCTACCTACCGGATTACTGACAAGCTGTCTTTCTACGTGGAAGCTCAGAATTTAACAAAAGCACCGCAGACCGACTATTTTGGGGAACGCGACAGAATGTATCAGAAACAATTCTATTCCTTCTGGGGCCGTGCCGGGGTGAAGTTCAGGTTCTGA
- a CDS encoding D-glucuronyl C5-epimerase family protein, with product MKWNNPNHFVVCMFFLLWATVARGQAKKEDYVLAINQIAQYVSGPMMDEKGRSRCDYNLTEGKWYEYEVPWHTGQTVNALLAAYKQTGNKKYLTAAIKGGDYWAGLEIKNHPVLKGMVDARHGDSIGEDFIVFATVSDGTPGIYELSRVTKNEKYAKVATSAAYWMMKNMYDAEKGICYDNIDAKTGEVLKESSPFWKNKAQQTLFDVSRPNTEGWLFKDAFEFSGDTKFKDAFINLCNSLIEKQGPEGVWMSFMPNSAEARSFHPRFSLWYAESLIEAFKLTGDKKYLDAASRTAEVFAKAQQNDGTIFYDNYLNGRQPDKGSITGSASALAGIVWIQLSQNGYKQFDGNIEKSAAWILKNRYAQDHPDPNLRGAVLETRIRFRKGKAWLTNRDTGSIFALRFLVDYLGYKFK from the coding sequence ATGAAGTGGAATAACCCCAATCATTTTGTTGTGTGTATGTTTTTCTTGCTTTGGGCAACGGTTGCCAGGGGGCAGGCGAAAAAGGAAGATTACGTATTAGCCATTAACCAGATCGCCCAATACGTTTCGGGCCCTATGATGGATGAAAAAGGAAGGTCAAGATGTGATTACAACCTGACCGAAGGGAAATGGTATGAGTACGAGGTCCCCTGGCACACAGGACAGACTGTGAACGCCCTTCTGGCCGCCTACAAGCAAACCGGCAACAAAAAATATCTGACGGCGGCGATCAAAGGCGGTGATTACTGGGCAGGGCTGGAAATCAAAAACCATCCGGTGCTCAAAGGGATGGTAGACGCACGCCATGGTGATTCCATTGGCGAGGATTTCATCGTTTTTGCAACCGTTTCCGACGGTACGCCCGGTATTTACGAACTTTCACGGGTGACTAAAAATGAAAAGTATGCCAAAGTGGCGACGTCAGCTGCTTACTGGATGATGAAAAATATGTATGACGCGGAAAAGGGCATTTGTTATGACAATATTGATGCCAAAACCGGAGAAGTACTCAAGGAAAGCAGTCCTTTCTGGAAAAATAAGGCCCAGCAGACCTTGTTTGATGTTTCCCGACCCAATACCGAAGGCTGGCTGTTTAAAGATGCTTTCGAATTTTCAGGAGATACCAAATTCAAAGACGCCTTTATCAACCTATGCAACAGCCTGATTGAAAAGCAGGGGCCAGAGGGTGTTTGGATGAGCTTTATGCCTAATTCCGCAGAAGCACGCTCCTTCCACCCACGGTTTTCGTTGTGGTACGCCGAGTCGCTGATCGAAGCTTTCAAGCTCACCGGCGATAAGAAATATCTGGATGCCGCTTCACGTACCGCAGAGGTTTTTGCAAAAGCACAGCAGAATGACGGGACGATATTTTACGATAATTATCTCAATGGCCGGCAACCCGATAAAGGGTCCATCACCGGTTCTGCCTCAGCACTTGCCGGGATTGTGTGGATACAGCTTTCCCAGAATGGTTATAAGCAGTTCGATGGAAACATTGAAAAGTCGGCAGCGTGGATACTGAAAAACCGGTATGCCCAGGATCATCCCGATCCAAACCTTCGCGGAGCGGTGCTCGAAACGCGCATCCGATTCAGAAAAGGCAAGGCATGGCTTACCAACCGCGATACCGGAAGCATTTTTGCCCTTCGCTTCCTGGTGGATTACCTAGGTTACAAATTCAAATAA